Within Vicia villosa cultivar HV-30 ecotype Madison, WI linkage group LG1, Vvil1.0, whole genome shotgun sequence, the genomic segment CATCTGGACTCTGCAAGACATAAGAGCAATTGTGTAACTTATAAGATACTGTTTCTAAATGAATGGTTCACTTTACTTTTAAGTTATGAAAACTTGTAGCATACCTGAGATAGATGAAGGACTCTCCAAGTATGAGGGTCCAAGCCTCCAACTTTAGTCATAGAAGGATACTGCCACAAACACAGTTGGTTGTGTTCTGCACTTGTACTAAAGCCATGGCCACTTAATATCTCTTTGTGATGTCTATTCCATTGTAATCCACAAACCTGAGCTTTGGTATCTATGCTGCAAATGGGTTGAGAACTATTGTTGGAGCCATGGCTGTTGAGAAGCCAGAATCAATGTAATGATAAATGGGATAACTTGCTTCGTGATTACAAAAAAGTTTGTGATTATGAGTCCAAATCAGAATCATCACCCAaatatcattttcattcttattgGATTCTCAATAAACAACAACGCAAAGAACAGAATCTTCCTTCTAATATGGTCTTTGAAATTTATCAACTATCAAGCTATATCAATGTGATACTGCTACACAGCTCATCACTCTCTCAGTTTCAAtcgctttaattattattttattacacAGTCAATTTATTATATAGTCATATCAAAAAAATGCTACAGGCCTTAGTCAACTACACAGTCAGCATCTGTGGTAATAAAGTGTGGTAAAATTGATGTTTTGGTTTTATAAAGGGCGGATAAAAAAATAAACTTCAGGGAGCAAAACCGAACATTGCCCTAAAGACAAAGGgcattgtatatttaacccttgtaAATATGTTTTGtttcataaatttatttgaaaatatatgtaatatttttttaagtaaaatttgttaaaaaaatgtttttataaaaaattgttctaaaaaataagtgaaaattttaattgatagttaaaaaagcctataaatctttttagaaaatgaaaaaaatataaataaaaaatagagcaAGTCTGCCACCCGCCAACCCGCTATTTTGGCAGGACGGACATGATTTTTATGCTCATTTCACATGGCGGGCTTGTCCGTCCTGCTTGTTTTTTGGCGGGTTTAAGACAAGACAGACGCGGGcggcctgttttgccacccctacctgtTTCAACGAATTCACTTAGAGATATTGATAGATATTGATAAGATACAAAAACTTAATATATAATGTAATTATTAAGAATTAATGGCCATAGGTCTACAAGTTCAAATGGTGCATAAGGACTACATGTGAGGTAAAAGTTGAAAACACAAGTTTATTATAAGTGCACCAGCAAGTCCTCAATTCTTGGTTTGCATCAAAATGCTCCTAGTTGATACCGCTGACTACCTTTGGGATATGTTGCTACCTGCGGCCATACCACTATATCAACATTTGACTTGATAAGGATCAGGATAATGCAAAGAGTTGGAGATTGATACCATAAATTGATCATACCATGCAACTGACGTACTTCATCGGGTCAGAATGCACCGTGTTGGTGATGCCTCAGAACCAACCAACCTGAGAGGCAAGCAGTTGAGTGAATATATTCCTGCTGGGACACCGTCTAGCTTCAGGCTTTCCACAACAATGATTTCCTGATGCATTTACTTTTGTTAGTGCATTGCTCATTGATGAATTTTCACACAAGGAACTCAATGGATGCATTCTAGCAACCTCTCTCTTTCTACTAAAACTGAAAGTATCTACTCATACGATGAAAACAGCCTTCAAATATACTTAATCACACGAGACCTCATTTGTACTCCTTTTTTAATTTCAGCATCATTTCCCATATTAaaagtttgaaaattaaattcaaGAGAGAATAGTCACATACTTTCAGCATCATTAATATACTTAATCACACGAGACCTCATTTGTactcctattttaattttttagttcTTTCAATTCAGAAACTAGGAATAATTACCATAAGGCAACTAAGGAGTAAAATATGCATAAATTACCACCAGAAGACAATTTTCTTACCCTGCTTTCCAGAAAAACACGATGAGACTCAACCGTGTGAACATATGCTGCAACGGATAAGTAATCAACTCCTACCAATTACACCGGAAATTACATTAGTGCATAAATGGCATCCGATAGGGGCAAAAAAGCAGAAATAGTACCATCATAAATTGAAACAGCAAAAGGTTTCCACTGAAGTTGTTTCATTGTAAAAGATATTAAAACATGAATAAATTGAATTTCAGAGAGGCGGCTTTACCCCTTCCATTTCATCCAAAAAATATTGAGGTGAACAAATTTCTAAGATAGACCGATTCAAGAGAGAAGAAATGGCCAGAATTTGAAGTGTGCAATGAAATCAACTTAAGTTAATGACCCCATGTTATTATTAGATAAAAGAGAGATATGAGTGAAATAAATTAAGAATGCAAACTATGGATGGATAACAGTTATTTGAGTAAAAAACAGAGAGGAGAAAAAACTTAGGAAACAACTCGAATCATCATGCATAATGATTTCTATCTCACCTACAAGTTTGATGTCGGTGTTCTCCACCAGCCATTTTGCACCATCCTCCATGAATCCAACATAGCTTGTGTCAAATTCCTTCTTAAACATAAGCTTCCTACAAGTCACATGTAACTTCTAATAAACAAATGCATAGCACTAAGCTAAATGTTAAAATtgcattttaaaattatatactgCCATATGAGTCATTGAGgttaacaattaatattaacaaaatcaaatcaaacacgCTACGCTGTATGTTTATGTTTGAATAAAATGAAGGGgaaatattttcatttaaaacctttgcCTCCCTCTCAGAAGGCTAACTGTTACTGATAAAGTGAAGAAGCAACTATTGCTTATATGCAAGCTAAGTCCACATCCATATTAtaatgactcagaaggttcaacccAAAAATTGAAACTTCCAAAAGATAGAAAGCATATGAATGTTAAACAAAAAGCATTTCGTGTATATGCAGGAACTATGAAGCTGCTTTAGAGAAGCACTTTCAGAACAAGCAAGAAAAACCATctggaaaaacaaaaaataagatgCTCCTACAGCAGTCTGGGCAAATGTAACTTATAAGTTATTACCTGTCAGTATTTAATGTTCTGAAGAGCACACGTTTTACACCTTTAGGGATAGACAAGGACTTCATAACTTCAGCTGAAAAAAGATAaatcttttaatatttaaattatatataaacacCAGTAACAGGAATAAGTTTGCATTTTCATATCAGACATTCAAAATGAAACGGCTCGGAAAACAGTTTGTAAATGGGAAAGCAGAGCATCTACCAAATTTCATGATTCAGATTCACATTGAACTGAGCCTCTAAATTGTCAGGACCCATGGCAAAGAAATTGAGAAACTGAACTGTGCAGCAATTCAAGAACTACTAAGTTTAAGAGCATCACATACCAGTAATGTTGTTATCCCGTGGAACATCAACCAAAAGGACAAGACCTATAAATAGAACAATTGGTGTATCAGTTGTCTACGAAACAGCTAATGCCTACTGAAATAGCTGATGCCTAATGAAACAGCTAATGCCTACTGAAATAGCTAATGCCTAATGAAACAGCTaataaagtaataataaaataataaaaatgatgatGGTTTGTGAGATTTACTCACATGCTTTTACAAAAGTAAAGTTTTGAACACTTCTACTTAATCACGTGACAGAAAACGCCAAAATAAAGAAGCAgaacattaaaaaaatcaaaacaaggaACGAAAGAGATTACAAAAGTAAAGTTCTGACTTGACAGAAAACGCCAAAATAAAGAAACAgaacattaaaaaaatcaaaacaaggaAAGAAAGAGATTACAAAAGTAAAGTTCTGAACACTTCTACTTAATCACCTGACAGAAAACGCCAAAATAAAGAAACAGagcattaaaaaaatcaaaacaaggaacgaaagtcttcttcttcttttcccaAATCTGCGACATCAGAAAAATCGGTCGCTTTGGCTGCATGCAACCCGCGATCGCGGCCGCTTCTTCCTGTTGCACCGAACCAGTACAACCTGAAGCGTCCTGGTGAATTTTTCTGCTTCGCGCCGCTATATCGGCCGCATCAGCCGCGATTAACAATGAACACTTCTAAATTCTAATAGTACTAATACTCATGATTGTAAATACTAATAATAACACTTCTATTAGTACTACTACTAATGATAATGATACTAATAATGAATACTTCTATAGTACTATAACTAATGATGGTGGTTAACATTATTGTTTTGGGTAAGAATAATAATTATTCTACATTACGAGAAATGATAAATGGTACATAGATTACAGTGAATTGAATAATAGAATAAGGATGATACCATTGAGGAGTGCTATATCAAGAGCATCAGCATCAAATCCAGCGTCGTAGTAATTATCATAGAAATGGCCCGGCGTGTCAATATGAGTTCCGATGTGAACCCCAATCTTCATAGCCGAGTTATTAGCGACTGAGCCATTCTTCATGCTACTAGCAAGCCACAGGAAGTTCCCTAACCCTTCCTTAGAGTCCCAAACCGGCATCTCAGGGACTAACCTGTGGGTGATATCGAATATCCGTCCGTCATCGTACACTTCTCGCCGTAGAGGAACGATATTCGTTTCGTCACCGGTGAGGGAACATTCGCCGGATGGATAGGCGGTGGAGGCGCCGGCGACGGAAATCGCACAGATAAACGCAAATATAAATACAGACTTCATGCTCGCTGTTGCTTTTCTGGTCAAAATTGCCTTTTTCTTTTGGGTGTTTCTAACTGTGCCGCGcttttattcttttttgaaaattttacttTTTACCCCTCTACTTGCCTTTGTAcccctattatttttttaaaatggcaATTTTACTCTCAAAAGTTAATATGGCAATTTTAAAATGGCAATTTTACTCTCAAAATCTGAAAAACTGCACCCCTACACGTTGTAATTTCGGAACACTTATGTAAGTCTTCTGGTGTATAAAGTATCAAACCTGAACAGATTCTTCAACTCTTCCTGTTCACAAAAATATATATCTGGAAGTCGTTTGGAAACTGTTCCGGAAAAACGAAAACCAAACCGGAAAACTTTGAAAAAGTGTTCCGGTACACATTTTCACAAACCGGAAGAGTTGTGAAATATCTTCCGGAGTGCATTTCCGGAACTCTTTTCATATGTCTTCTAGAatgcatttttcatttttttttcatttttttatgttttttcaggTATGGAAATTCCACTCCAGATTTGTCAAAAAAACGAGACAATTGTAGATATCACTGATGCTTTGACAACTTCACAAAGATTTGTCACATGAGAAGAAGTTATCCGATGGGTTAAAGAGACCAGAATCAACAATAAAGTGACTGTATCATCGCTCGTTCGAACACCGAAATAGGCAAAAGAGGAAGAAGCAACAAAGTGATATTTGGGTGCGATAAAAAGGGGGAAATATAAGGATAAAAGTGAGACTCAAAGTGCTACTAAGAGATGTGGATGTCCATTCAAAATTAGGTCGACTCCAACAAAAGATGGGTCTGGATGGaaggttgatgtaaaatatggagTTCATAATCATGGTTTACCAGATAGATTAGAAGGTCATTCATTTGTTGGTAGGTTGACAACAGACGAGAAGTAGCATGTTGCTGATTTGACAAAGAGGCATGTTTCGCCTAGACACTTATTGATTTCCTTGCAAGAGCGGGATCCTGAAAACGTCACCCGAATCACGCAAATATACAAGCATAAGAGTGTGATAGAAGCGGAGATAAGAGGTGAAGTGAGATACAACATTTGCTTAAGCTTACAGAGGAGACGAACTATGTTTATTGGAGTAGGAAAATGGATGATTCGAaagttgtgagagatattttttaaGCTCATCCAGATTCGATAAAGTTGCTGAATCTTTTTCCAACTATCTTGATTATGGACGCCACATATAAGACCAACAAATATAGACAACCTCTGTTTAAAATAGTTGGCATGACATCTATTGAGTTGACATTTGCGGTTGTGTTTGCTTATATGGAGTGTGAGCAGACATATAGTTATTGTTGGGTCTTGGATAAGCTGATGcaattgtttgtgaagaaagatgTGGGTCCACAAGTGATTTTGACGGATAGAGATCTTGCTTTGATGAAAGCAGTTGAAGTTGTTTTTCCTACGACGCATAACTTGCTATGTCGTTTTCACATTAACAAAAATGTTGGGATGAAATGCAAGGAATATGTGATGAAAGACATGCAAGAGACGATAGGCACATTGTGGAAAGATGTTGTATGGGTTAGTAATAAGGTTGAGTATGGTGTACGGTTGCAATATCTTGAGCAAGCATGCTTTGCTTGTAGTGACTTCCTCGATTACGTGAAGAACACTTGGTTGATCCCACATAGGCAAAGATTTGTAGGCGCATTGATTGATCGATTGCTTCATTTTGGTAACACCACGACTAATCGGTATGTCATAATTCTTAGTCTTTTTAATATGTATTAATTTTtagtgttattttttttatacttAGTTTGTTTATTTTAGGGTTGAGTCTGCACATTGGAAGCTAAAGCATATGATAGGGAACAGTCTTGGTGACATGGTCAAAGTTTGGGAAGCTATGAATGCTAACCTAAAAATACAAATAGGTTACATTCGAGCTTCGTTTCAAAAAGTTTTTATGAGGTTGAGCTTAAGTTTTTATGATAATTAGCATGGGTCAGTATCGAGATCTGCTTTGAGACGCATTACTGAAGAGTTATTGAGGCTCGACTATGTGTTAAATAGTAGGGAAATGTGGTGGTACTATGAGAACAAGTTATGGGTTACCTTGTGCTTGTGAGATGGGAAAATTAGTTGTTGTTGGAATCCCATTACGAATAGAAAGTGTTCATCTTCAATGGAGGATACTATCTATGGAAGGTGAGTTGTCTTTAGATGAGGAAGTTGGTTCATAGGTGGATATGAGtaatgcaattgatgaattgtggaGAAGGTTTTAATCACTAGATGTTGTTGGAAAAAGGGCATTCAAAAGTAGGGTTTGTGAAGTTGCATATCCCACGACAACTTCATTGTGTCCACCACCtgagaaaataaaaactaaaggaGGAGTGAAGAGGAAAGGAAACCAATCAGCTGGGTATGATGTTTATAGGGATCCTTCGGGTCTTGAGTATGCTGATCAGACGTCTCAATCTTCACAAATACAATCGCAAGCATCACATACTTCCAGGAAGCAATCACACTCAAAGAAGCAATCACAATCAAAGAACCGGACTGACGAAGACCAAACTGACGGAGACACCTATCAGGTAAGTATGGCACATGTATGTCACCCCAAAGAAGAAAACCTCTATACAGAGATAGCTCGTCAAAAGGAATGTGACGTCTGTGATCCTCGAATGGGCGCCATATGACGTCCGTAGGTGTCAGCTGATCCAAAACCGGTCTCAACTCATCCACCTTCATGACTCCTTGCTTGTACGATCATCTCATCGCCCGAGGAAGCCCTTGATTTATAGATGGACGTCAGTTCTCTCCTTTCCTTCCAAGTGTGGGAAAGTActcatgaatccaacactgttaccaaataaattatatcatataaattaatatacatatattaaagaatataatttaaaatatatgaattaacATACAATTAATTAAAGGATAAAAGTTATATCATATATACATAAATACCTGTAAAAGAGTAGGATATCCACCTAGCTACTTGCAACTAAACATAGATGCATCTCTAAGATGTCGATAAAGAGTGACCAGTGCAGCAGATGCCCAACTGTAAGCACTAAGTCTCTCTAAGTCTCTAAATAACAGCAAATATCGGGCCTTGACAAGAGTAAAAGTCTTGTCCTCTAAAATAATACTCCCTACCAACATCATAAGATATGCTCTGGTCGCAAAAGCCCACCTACTAGCAGCACGATGCTCCACAAATCTATCATATAACCACTGCAGTGAATAATAAGCTCCCCTGCAGTCATGCACAAGTTGAGCCATCTCACCCCTATCCACTCCCAAGTACTAGATGCCAAGCTCAACACCCCTCCTCGGTGACATGCTCCTCGGGATACTAGAACAAACCCCCTATAGGCAAATGCAGCAGACTGGCAACATCATCTAATTTAATCGTCATTTCAccaaatggcatgtgaaatgacaaTGTCTCTATATGCCACCTCTCTACAAATGCTGGGACAAGATTAACGTCTATCCTGGTCAGGCTAGTTATCTGGAGACAAGTCAGACCTGATGTAGATACCAAAGCCTCCATCCATGGTGGGAGCATATCAGGAACTCTATCCTGAAGCTTCGTCCCATGTTCTGCCACTTTGAGCTCCTTTTTACGACctctttcctgaaaataaaaaaaaatcacattataaaatataataataaattaattttaaattaataaaagcaaataaaataaataaatttatttttcttaccTCCCTGTACCATAAACGGCAAGCAACATGGTCCTGGTATCGAACAAGTAATGATCGATCTGAAGGCCCTCTAGGATATCCAGCTGGCTGTGGTGGCTCCTATGGTGGCTTAGAGGGACCATATGCATCGCGGCGTCGGCTAGAAGGCCTTCTGTCTGGTCCTAATGTACGCATGTCGCTgatctaaaatttaaaaataaaatcaaaaccgGAACAGTTCAAATAAGTTTTCAGGTGTTTTTCAATGATGAACCGGAACAGTTAACAAAAGATTTTCGGTTTGCAAGCTTCTGAACCGGAACAGTTAACAAAAGTGTTCCGGATTGAAGGTAAATGAACCGGAACAGTTTTGGAAAGAGTTCCTGAGTGAAAGCTAATGAACCGGAACAGAATCTGAAAGTGTTCTGGGGTAAATTTTGTAAACCGAATGACTTACCAAAAGTGTTCCGGTTTGTTTGATTTGCGAACCAGATGAATTGACAAAAGCGTTCCGGtatgtgttttgtagaaaatgcagAGCATTTGAGTTTACAAATAGTGAAAAgttaaaaatgagaaaaatttaCTTATTTATATGAGGGTAATTTCGTCCAAATTTTTTGACTGTAGGGGTATATGGACAATTGTAAAGGTACAAAgtaaaattttcttcttttttttttttgcgtaatttttttatctttcatttggtgcaaaaaataaaaatttcttaCTCCACCCCCGTTGACCTCTCACCACCACTGATTTGACAAATTTGTCATTCTGCTTCCATAGATGTATTTTCGAAAGCActtattttttgtttaatgttGTTTTATTTCGTAAATATACATATGGAAGTTTCCGTATATGCATCTATTGAAGCATTTGATATTATATTCGCGTCAGACTCTTCTTCTCCCTATTTTTTACTTTCTCATTTCAAAACTCTCACTTTCTTTCAacttcaaaaatcaaacttccaaacaagttcatttcttCCTCTCGATTTCGACCAAGATCGTCAAGATCAACTAGCAACACATTCCAACAAGTTCCAAACTACATTTAAATGGTAAGTTTTCCATgtttcgagttattttagagtttttAAAAATAGAGATTGAATTCGATTTTTATGTGTAGGAATGATTGAGTAGCGCAAGAAATAAGTTTTAGCGATAATGGGGAGCAATTCATTAAAAAGGGGTTTTGAACCTTCTGCAATAGTGATCAGACGTCATTGTTGCGTTTTAGAGGTTTCAGAACCTCCCGTAGATGCATATTTAGAAGAGTGGAAAGTTGGGTCATtacgtagatgcacctacggaagaaaTCCATTTTTTCAAATGTAagacacttccgtagatgcatctacagtaGGTTATGTgctgattttttttctttatttctttttcttgttatAACTACCTAGTAAGTTACTCGATTTTATTAAATCACAATGCAAAAATCATGGCCGACCATCTAGATCACATTATACATGGGAGGACTGCACAACATGCATCCATGCGGCGTGAACGGATGTGTATAGTATCACAGGTGGCGGATGGAGATGTCGTTTCATCTAATGTACCCTTTACACCCGATGTACCTACTACACCTGTTCCAGTCGGGCAGTCTCCATCAGTTCCAATTGACGGACCTTCTCCATCCGTTCTAGTTGAGAGGCATACTCCATCTCTTACTGCATCACAGAAGCCTCAGGATGATGCGGAGGGGTCCTCACAGTTGCCAGCCTCCCGCAGACATCGACTAGGCAGTTCCTCTATATTTGTGCCCGTGACAACGACGGATTTTGCAGGATCTTCGGTGCCATCTACTGAGCTACGCGAGGATGATCCAGTGTTGGGGCCTGCCTGGGACCCGGAGGATCCTATAGATGCGTCCATATAAACACGGTATGCAGATCATTAAGCTAGGCATATTTGGGAGATGGAGgtaaattttatttgtttattacttataattttttattcattttatgactttgcttgaagataacagtgttttttttttaattttacgaGAGGAATCCCTAGAAGTTCTACAACCACGCCAGGAAGATTGCTTCTTTCATGCATCTTGACGAGTCGTGCTTCCGTGATGCAGTCGTAGCTTCTCGTCTGAGGGACCTCTGCACGGTCGACTTCCAGACGATTCATAATGGAATGTTGATGGCATTTGCAGAGAGGTGGCATCCAGAgggtcgctaccgcgaaaattaatagagtcaccactaacatatttatctggAAAAGGAAGGGACAACCAGTAAACCATAAAACAAAACaatggtctcacgaccagagaaaagggtaagggagtcggttgcgcggggggaaggtattagcacccctcgcgcccatcgtactcgatggcaTCCACgtttgtgtctaaaactatgggtgtgtaacaaatataCGCCTAATCAGAACTAAAATGCATGCCAAAtggagggaaaagaaagagttatgatcgcacgggccctaccccactGCCTATGTATCCTTTTTGAGGAGTCAGAGGTAGCGTAGCtcgctaactagtttctgtttgttttgtgttttttagatgaacgagttacattcgcactccgctgcttgacctttggagacttatgctag encodes:
- the LOC131643318 gene encoding cyclase-like protein 2, encoding MKSVFIFAFICAISVAGASTAYPSGECSLTGDETNIVPLRREVYDDGRIFDITHRLVPEMPVWDSKEGLGNFLWLASSMKNGSVANNSAMKIGVHIGTHIDTPGHFYDNYYDAGFDADALDIALLNGLVLLVDVPRDNNITAEVMKSLSIPKGVKRVLFRTLNTDRKLMFKKEFDTSYVGFMEDGAKWLVENTDIKLVGVDYLSVAAYVHTVESHRVFLESREIIVVESLKLDGVPAGIYSLNCLPLRLVGSEASPTRCILTR